A section of the Marinimicrobium koreense genome encodes:
- the dusA gene encoding tRNA dihydrouridine(20/20a) synthase DusA, producing MTQNHRPNATPAPVSRRFCAAPMMDWSDRHCRTFWRLLSRETLLYTEMVTTGALIHGDRARHLDYNAVEHPLALQLGGSNPTELAECARMAEDWGYDEVNLNCGCPSDRVQNNKIGACLMTEPTLVAECIDAMQQAVSIPVTVKHRIGVDDMDAYEGLSQFVGTIAETGCRTFIVHARKAWLKGLSPKENRTVPPLDYDRVRQLKREYPDLEIIINGGINTLEQAETLLEDLDGVMIGREIYTNPYLLARVDQQLFGATRPVPTRAEVLDAFRDYMGTELAQGVSLKYMTRHILGLYQGQPGGRQFRRIISERAFKPGAGLEVLDAARARVEPDIMAV from the coding sequence ATGACTCAGAACCACCGGCCTAACGCGACACCAGCCCCGGTCAGCCGGCGCTTCTGCGCCGCCCCGATGATGGATTGGTCAGACAGGCACTGCCGGACGTTCTGGCGGCTGCTCAGCCGTGAAACCCTCCTCTACACCGAAATGGTCACCACCGGCGCGCTGATTCACGGCGACCGGGCCCGGCACCTGGATTACAACGCCGTGGAACACCCCCTCGCCCTGCAACTGGGCGGCAGCAACCCGACGGAGCTGGCCGAGTGTGCCCGCATGGCGGAAGACTGGGGCTATGACGAGGTGAACCTCAACTGCGGCTGCCCGAGCGACCGGGTACAGAACAACAAAATCGGCGCCTGCCTGATGACCGAACCGACGCTGGTGGCCGAATGCATCGACGCCATGCAACAGGCCGTATCCATCCCGGTGACCGTCAAGCACCGTATCGGGGTGGACGATATGGACGCCTATGAGGGGCTGTCACAGTTTGTGGGCACCATTGCCGAGACCGGCTGCCGCACCTTCATCGTGCATGCCCGCAAGGCCTGGCTGAAAGGCCTGAGCCCCAAAGAGAACCGCACCGTTCCGCCGCTGGATTACGACCGGGTGCGGCAGCTCAAGCGGGAGTATCCGGACCTTGAAATCATCATCAACGGCGGCATCAATACCCTGGAGCAGGCGGAAACCCTGCTGGAAGACCTCGATGGGGTCATGATCGGTCGGGAGATTTACACCAATCCCTACCTTCTGGCGAGGGTCGATCAGCAGCTGTTTGGCGCCACCCGACCGGTCCCGACCCGCGCCGAGGTGCTGGACGCCTTCCGGGACTATATGGGAACTGAGCTGGCCCAAGGCGTGTCCCTGAAGTATATGACCCGACATATTTTGGGCCTGTACCAGGGCCAGCCCGGCGGCAGGCAATTTCGCCGCATCATCAGCGAGCGGGCGTTCAAGCCCGGTGCAGGACTGGAAGTACTCGATGCGGCCAGAGCCCGCGTCGAGCCTGATATAATGGCTGTGTAG
- a CDS encoding DUF481 domain-containing protein — MKFRLTALAAGLAALNAAPTLAQDEKAAKVWKATAELGMIVTSGNTETTTFQGKMDATQDLEMWKNQYVISALFKEDEITQADGTKETEKTAEKISGSVKSAYKLDKDNANLFIFGSHTDDKFGAYTKYSTLAVGYGDRLFETDTMQLDVEIGPGYFWAEQELDDGTTVDEEGAIIRAAAQYDWQVTESADFRQTLAVESGQDNTRTTSDTSLSARINGSMQMKVGFTVQSDSDVTEGKEKTDTTTYVTLVYKF, encoded by the coding sequence ATGAAGTTTCGACTCACAGCACTGGCGGCCGGTCTGGCGGCATTGAACGCGGCGCCGACTCTGGCCCAGGATGAAAAAGCAGCGAAGGTGTGGAAGGCGACCGCCGAGCTGGGCATGATTGTGACTTCCGGTAATACTGAGACCACCACATTTCAGGGCAAAATGGACGCCACCCAGGACCTGGAAATGTGGAAAAACCAGTACGTGATCAGCGCGCTGTTCAAGGAAGATGAAATCACCCAGGCGGATGGGACCAAGGAAACCGAGAAAACCGCCGAGAAAATTTCCGGCTCGGTGAAGAGTGCCTACAAGCTGGATAAAGACAACGCGAATCTGTTCATCTTCGGTTCTCACACCGACGACAAGTTCGGTGCCTACACCAAGTACAGCACGCTCGCCGTCGGTTATGGTGATCGCCTGTTTGAAACGGACACCATGCAACTCGACGTGGAAATCGGTCCGGGTTATTTCTGGGCCGAGCAGGAACTGGATGACGGCACCACCGTCGACGAAGAAGGCGCCATTATCCGTGCGGCGGCTCAATACGACTGGCAGGTCACCGAAAGCGCCGACTTCCGTCAGACTCTGGCGGTTGAATCCGGTCAGGACAACACTCGTACTACCTCTGATACCTCGCTGAGTGCCCGAATCAACGGCTCCATGCAGATGAAGGTCGGTTTTACGGTTCAGTCGGACTCCGACGTGACCGAGGGTAAGGAAAAGACCGACACCACCACCTACGTTACCCTCGTGTACAAGTTCTGA
- a CDS encoding glutathione binding-like protein has protein sequence MSQPPIFRRWPPREPELIQLYSMNTPNGIKVAQALEEMHLPYEPHTVNILEGDQHTPEFLWINPNGKIPALYDPDGPDGRPISLMESAAILVYLAEKTGTFMPLDPDGKSACLQWLFFQMGHIGPMFGQFGHFFVYARDKCDHPYPVQRYSNETRRLLGVLEHHLDNRNYLLGESFSIADMAIAPWVDCLDTFYQAGKHLKLKEFPAVHRWLERCTERPSYGIARRVCDPEDRDR, from the coding sequence ATGTCCCAGCCGCCCATTTTCCGTCGCTGGCCACCGCGGGAGCCGGAGTTGATCCAGCTCTACTCCATGAACACGCCGAACGGGATCAAGGTGGCCCAGGCGCTGGAGGAGATGCACCTGCCCTACGAGCCCCACACAGTGAACATTCTGGAGGGGGATCAGCACACGCCGGAGTTCCTGTGGATCAACCCAAACGGCAAGATTCCCGCGCTGTATGACCCGGACGGCCCGGATGGGCGCCCGATCAGCCTGATGGAGTCCGCCGCGATACTGGTGTATCTGGCCGAGAAAACCGGCACCTTTATGCCCCTGGACCCGGATGGTAAAAGCGCCTGCCTGCAATGGCTGTTTTTCCAGATGGGCCACATTGGCCCCATGTTTGGCCAGTTTGGGCACTTTTTCGTCTATGCCCGGGACAAATGCGATCACCCCTACCCGGTGCAGCGTTACAGCAATGAAACACGACGCCTGCTGGGCGTGCTGGAGCATCACCTGGATAACCGGAATTACCTGCTGGGGGAGAGTTTCAGTATTGCCGATATGGCCATTGCGCCCTGGGTGGACTGCCTGGACACCTTCTATCAGGCGGGAAAGCATCTGAAACTGAAGGAGTTCCCGGCGGTACACCGCTGGCTGGAACGCTGCACCGAGCGCCCCAGCTATGGCATTGCCCGCCGGGTGTGCGACCCCGAGGATCGGGATCGCTGA
- the acnA gene encoding aconitate hydratase AcnA, with amino-acid sequence MADSYRSVDTLKVGGKDYRYYPFTEVEKRFPVDKLPYSLKILLENLLRHSDSGLVSEADIEALAQWDPKAQPSQEIAFVPARVVLQDFTGVPAIVDLAAMRDAVKSLGGKPEQINPLSPVELVIDHSVMVDFFGGEDSFKKNTALEVERNRERYQFLRWGQKAFDNFKVVPPGTGIVHQVNLEYLARGVFTRERDGQLEAYPDSLVGTDSHTTMINGLGVLGWGVGGIEAEAAMLGQPISMLIPQVVGFKLTGELPEGATATDLVLTVTQMLRELGVVGKFVEFFGPGLKHLTLADRATIGNMAPEYGATCGIFPVDQQTLDYLTFTGRSKEQVELVEAYMKAMGLWHDDKTPDAEYSDVLELDLSTVVPSIAGPKRPQDKIALTDSKPAFHDVLNEMDRHRRNTIASTEQDFSSEGGAAAVGGVPLSDQGAVRVDYDGENFLLKNGAVVIAAITSCTNTSNPAVLMAAGLVAKNARAKGLSSRPWVKTSLAPGSKVVTDYLEKAGLMDELEGLGFYLVGYGCTTCIGNSGPLPKEIHEAIHEGDLTVTSVLSGNRNFEGRIHPDVRANYLASPPLVVAYALAGTMDIDLQKEPLGYDKDNKPVYLKDIWPTTADIQKTIADNLDPAMFSEKYADVFSGDESWQALPVEESQLYAWPDSSYVRKPPFFDGMGKKPGDITDIKGARCLVKVGDSITTDHISPAGAIMPDSPAGQYLQEQGVDPKDFNSYGSRRGNHEVMMRGTFANVRLKNQMAPGTEGSWTTYLPKNEVISIFDAAERYREDGTPLVVLAGKEYGSGSSRDWAAKGPSLLGVRAAIAESYERIHRSNLVGMGILPLQFAEGESVESLGLTGEEAFDIPAVQADTKEVEVTAKGADGKAKTFKAKVRIDTPNEFAYFQNGGILHYVLRNLASQ; translated from the coding sequence ATGGCAGATTCCTATCGGTCCGTCGACACCCTGAAGGTGGGCGGCAAAGACTATCGTTATTATCCCTTCACGGAAGTCGAAAAACGCTTCCCGGTCGACAAGCTTCCCTATTCCCTCAAGATCCTGCTCGAAAACCTGTTGCGCCACTCCGACTCGGGGCTGGTCAGCGAGGCGGATATCGAAGCGCTTGCCCAGTGGGATCCTAAAGCCCAGCCCTCGCAGGAGATCGCCTTCGTACCGGCCAGGGTGGTGCTGCAGGACTTTACCGGGGTGCCGGCCATTGTGGACCTGGCCGCCATGCGCGATGCGGTCAAAAGCCTGGGTGGCAAGCCCGAGCAGATCAATCCCCTGTCGCCGGTCGAGCTGGTGATCGACCACTCGGTGATGGTGGATTTCTTCGGTGGTGAAGACTCGTTCAAGAAAAACACCGCGCTGGAGGTGGAGCGCAACCGCGAGCGCTATCAGTTCCTGCGCTGGGGCCAGAAGGCCTTCGACAACTTCAAAGTGGTGCCGCCGGGCACCGGTATTGTCCACCAAGTCAACCTGGAGTATCTGGCCCGCGGTGTGTTCACCCGCGAGCGCGATGGTCAGCTGGAAGCCTATCCGGACTCCCTCGTGGGCACTGACTCCCACACCACCATGATCAACGGCCTGGGCGTACTTGGCTGGGGTGTGGGCGGCATTGAGGCCGAAGCGGCCATGCTCGGTCAGCCCATTTCCATGCTGATTCCCCAGGTGGTGGGCTTCAAGCTCACCGGTGAGCTGCCCGAGGGCGCCACGGCTACCGATCTGGTGCTGACTGTCACCCAGATGCTGCGTGAGCTGGGTGTGGTCGGCAAGTTCGTTGAGTTCTTCGGCCCCGGTCTCAAGCACCTGACCCTGGCCGATCGAGCCACCATCGGCAATATGGCGCCGGAGTATGGTGCCACCTGCGGTATCTTCCCGGTGGACCAGCAGACCCTGGATTACCTGACCTTCACCGGCCGCTCCAAAGAGCAGGTGGAGCTGGTGGAGGCCTATATGAAGGCCATGGGCCTTTGGCACGACGACAAGACACCGGATGCCGAGTACAGCGATGTACTGGAGCTGGATCTGAGCACCGTGGTGCCGTCCATTGCCGGCCCCAAGCGCCCCCAGGACAAGATTGCGTTGACTGACTCCAAACCGGCCTTTCACGATGTACTGAATGAAATGGACCGGCACCGGCGCAACACCATTGCCTCCACCGAACAGGACTTTTCCTCCGAAGGTGGCGCCGCGGCGGTGGGTGGCGTGCCTCTGTCGGATCAGGGCGCCGTCCGGGTTGACTACGACGGTGAGAACTTCCTGCTGAAAAACGGGGCCGTAGTGATTGCCGCGATCACCAGTTGCACCAACACCTCCAACCCGGCGGTTTTGATGGCCGCTGGTCTAGTGGCGAAAAATGCCCGTGCCAAAGGGTTGAGCTCTCGTCCCTGGGTCAAAACCAGCCTGGCGCCCGGCTCCAAAGTCGTGACCGACTACCTGGAAAAAGCCGGCCTGATGGACGAACTGGAAGGTCTGGGTTTCTATCTGGTGGGTTATGGCTGCACCACCTGTATCGGCAACTCCGGCCCACTGCCCAAAGAGATTCACGAAGCCATTCACGAGGGCGATCTCACGGTGACCTCGGTGCTCTCGGGCAACCGCAACTTTGAAGGACGGATTCACCCCGACGTGCGGGCCAACTATCTGGCTTCACCGCCTCTGGTAGTGGCCTACGCGCTGGCCGGTACCATGGATATCGACCTGCAGAAAGAGCCTCTGGGCTATGACAAGGACAATAAACCGGTCTATCTGAAGGACATCTGGCCTACTACGGCGGATATCCAGAAAACCATTGCCGACAACCTGGATCCGGCCATGTTCTCCGAGAAGTACGCGGACGTGTTCAGTGGCGACGAGAGCTGGCAGGCACTGCCGGTGGAAGAGAGCCAGCTCTACGCCTGGCCGGACTCCAGCTACGTGCGCAAGCCGCCGTTCTTTGATGGCATGGGTAAAAAGCCTGGGGATATTACCGATATCAAGGGTGCCCGTTGTCTGGTGAAGGTCGGTGACAGCATTACCACTGACCATATCTCTCCGGCCGGTGCCATCATGCCCGACAGCCCCGCTGGCCAGTACTTGCAGGAGCAGGGCGTGGATCCCAAGGACTTCAACTCCTACGGTTCCCGGCGCGGCAACCACGAGGTGATGATGCGCGGCACCTTCGCCAATGTGCGGCTGAAAAACCAGATGGCGCCGGGCACCGAGGGCAGCTGGACCACCTACCTGCCCAAGAACGAAGTCATCAGTATTTTCGATGCCGCCGAGCGTTATCGCGAAGACGGCACACCGCTGGTGGTGCTCGCGGGGAAAGAATACGGCTCCGGCTCCTCACGGGACTGGGCGGCGAAAGGTCCGTCACTGCTCGGTGTGCGTGCGGCCATTGCCGAAAGCTACGAGCGCATCCACCGCTCCAACCTGGTGGGCATGGGCATTCTGCCGCTCCAGTTTGCCGAGGGCGAGTCCGTTGAGTCCCTGGGGCTGACCGGTGAGGAAGCGTTCGATATTCCCGCTGTGCAGGCAGACACCAAAGAGGTGGAAGTGACGGCCAAAGGGGCCGATGGCAAAGCCAAGACCTTCAAGGCCAAAGTGCGCATCGATACCCCCAACGAGTTCGCCTACTTCCAGAACGGCGGTATTCTGCACTACGTGTTGCGTAACCTCGCCAGCCAATAA
- the moaC gene encoding cyclic pyranopterin monophosphate synthase MoaC, whose translation MSLTHTDDQGRASMVDVSDKPATVREARASAFVRMQPATLALIRENGLKKGDVLAVSRIAGIQAAKQCSNLVPLCHPLALSKVGVEFAFQEEPAGVAIETYCKLSGQTGVEMEALTAASVAALTIYDMCKAVDLSMVIENIALLEKSGGRRGHYVRAEDETKQP comes from the coding sequence ATGAGTTTGACCCACACTGACGATCAAGGGCGCGCCAGCATGGTAGACGTGTCGGACAAGCCTGCTACCGTGCGCGAGGCACGGGCAAGCGCGTTTGTCCGCATGCAACCCGCCACCCTGGCGCTGATTCGTGAAAACGGCCTGAAAAAAGGCGACGTTCTGGCGGTATCCCGCATTGCCGGCATTCAGGCGGCCAAGCAGTGCTCTAACCTGGTACCCCTCTGTCACCCACTGGCACTGAGCAAAGTGGGGGTCGAGTTTGCGTTTCAGGAGGAGCCGGCAGGCGTGGCCATCGAAACCTACTGCAAGCTGTCTGGCCAGACCGGCGTTGAGATGGAAGCGCTGACCGCTGCCAGCGTGGCCGCCCTGACCATCTACGATATGTGTAAAGCCGTCGATTTGAGTATGGTCATTGAAAATATCGCGCTGCTGGAAAAATCCGGTGGCCGTCGCGGTCACTATGTACGCGCTGAAGATGAGACCAAACAACCATGA
- the moaD gene encoding molybdopterin converting factor subunit 1: protein MIQVLFFARLRDQLGCDSLTLDAVEGDSVTKVRERLVAEHPDWREPLSASGVLFAVNQSLVKSGHPVHDGDEVAFMPPVTGG, encoded by the coding sequence ATGATTCAGGTACTGTTTTTTGCCCGCTTGCGCGATCAGCTCGGCTGCGATTCGCTGACGCTGGACGCCGTTGAGGGCGACAGTGTCACCAAGGTCCGTGAGCGGCTGGTGGCCGAGCATCCCGACTGGCGAGAGCCCCTGAGCGCCTCCGGCGTGCTCTTTGCGGTGAACCAGTCGCTGGTGAAATCCGGTCATCCGGTTCATGATGGCGATGAGGTGGCCTTTATGCCGCCGGTCACCGGAGGCTGA
- the moaE gene encoding molybdopterin synthase catalytic subunit MoaE encodes MISVQTAPFDVAHEYAQLTADDVDAGAAVFFVGRVRSHNDGRAVTGMTLEHYPGMTEKALEQILADARQRWSLGRVRVIHRVGSLVLGEAIVFVGVTSAHRDASFEAAEFIMDYLKNRAPFWKREDTEDGSVWVDARDKDLRALARWS; translated from the coding sequence ATGATATCCGTCCAGACCGCGCCCTTTGATGTGGCCCATGAATACGCCCAGCTCACCGCCGATGATGTGGATGCCGGCGCGGCCGTGTTTTTTGTCGGTCGGGTGCGTTCACACAATGACGGTCGCGCCGTCACCGGTATGACCCTGGAGCACTACCCGGGCATGACCGAAAAGGCCCTGGAGCAGATCCTGGCCGATGCCCGCCAGCGCTGGTCGCTGGGGCGGGTGAGGGTGATCCATCGGGTTGGTTCGTTGGTATTAGGGGAAGCGATTGTATTCGTCGGCGTCACCAGCGCCCACCGGGATGCCTCCTTTGAGGCGGCAGAATTCATCATGGATTACCTGAAAAACCGGGCGCCTTTCTGGAAGCGCGAAGACACCGAGGACGGCTCAGTCTGGGTCGACGCCCGGGACAAAGACCTGCGCGCCCTCGCGCGTTGGAGTTGA
- a CDS encoding class I SAM-dependent methyltransferase, translated as MRILKLVACLAAATALTACEQAEETQTSTPEPEAEATVAEGAPLAAPGASILEIMASAHRSDDNRARDRYRNPEETLFFFGVERDDTVIEINPGGGWYMEIIAPFVNEDGQYIAATPNPELEGMPSYVVRQAAQIQARIEDQPEFYGNAEVQLYDPSAPVLGEPGSADFVLTFRNVHGWINGGQAEGMFQAFAEVLKPGGVLGVVQHRAVDEADPSESATTGYVSEAAVIALAEAAGLTLDDRSNINANPKDTRDHPEGVWTLPPSLRLGDENRASYEAIGESDRMTLRFVKPESEE; from the coding sequence ATGAGAATCCTGAAATTGGTCGCCTGTCTGGCGGCCGCCACGGCACTGACCGCTTGCGAGCAGGCGGAAGAAACCCAGACATCCACCCCTGAACCGGAAGCCGAAGCAACCGTCGCGGAAGGCGCTCCTTTGGCAGCGCCGGGCGCCAGCATCCTGGAAATCATGGCCAGCGCTCACCGCAGCGACGACAATCGGGCCCGGGACCGCTATCGCAACCCCGAAGAAACCCTGTTTTTCTTTGGTGTGGAGCGGGATGACACCGTGATTGAAATCAATCCCGGTGGCGGCTGGTACATGGAAATCATCGCCCCCTTCGTCAATGAGGATGGGCAATACATCGCCGCCACCCCGAACCCCGAGCTGGAGGGCATGCCGTCTTACGTGGTACGGCAGGCCGCGCAAATTCAGGCCCGCATTGAAGATCAGCCCGAGTTCTACGGCAACGCCGAAGTGCAGCTCTATGACCCCTCGGCGCCCGTGCTCGGCGAGCCGGGCAGCGCAGACTTCGTGCTGACCTTCCGCAATGTCCACGGCTGGATCAACGGTGGGCAGGCTGAAGGCATGTTCCAGGCCTTTGCCGAGGTCCTCAAACCTGGCGGCGTGCTGGGTGTGGTGCAGCATCGCGCCGTCGACGAGGCGGACCCGTCGGAAAGCGCCACCACCGGTTATGTGTCCGAAGCGGCGGTCATCGCCTTGGCGGAAGCGGCGGGACTGACCCTGGACGACCGCAGCAACATCAACGCCAACCCGAAAGATACCCGGGATCACCCGGAAGGCGTCTGGACCCTGCCGCCTTCACTGCGTCTGGGTGATGAAAATCGCGCTTCCTATGAAGCCATTGGCGAGAGCGATCGGATGACTTTGCGGTTCGTCAAACCCGAATCGGAAGAATAA
- a CDS encoding sulfite exporter TauE/SafE family protein, with product MFLLIGVLIGLVLGLTGAGGSVFAVPLLILLGGMSVNGAVGLSLGAVAISALYGSFRSWHSDLVLWPPTIILAVTGALVAPLGKWLGNQLPDTLLLVSFNVLTLIIAVRMWRDAQRNPEHANVVRASKAEHRRPEMLCMLSPTGQFELKPRCISGLAIGGALVGLLSGVFGVGGGFLIIPLLLFLSRISMVQAVSISLLIITLISSSGFISHWLFSEQAGTPMDWSLLGWLALGGVGGMVVGQQISHHIANARLQQVFAVGLVVLALVTLASTLIR from the coding sequence ATGTTCCTGCTGATCGGCGTACTCATTGGACTGGTACTGGGCCTGACCGGCGCAGGCGGTTCGGTGTTTGCGGTGCCGCTGTTGATTCTGCTCGGGGGGATGAGCGTCAACGGTGCGGTCGGCCTGTCGCTGGGGGCGGTGGCGATCAGCGCGCTGTATGGCAGCTTTCGCAGCTGGCACAGCGATCTGGTGCTCTGGCCACCCACCATCATTCTGGCGGTGACCGGTGCCCTGGTCGCGCCTCTGGGCAAGTGGCTGGGCAATCAGTTGCCCGACACCCTGCTGTTGGTCAGCTTCAATGTGCTGACTTTGATCATTGCGGTGCGCATGTGGCGCGACGCCCAGCGCAACCCGGAGCATGCCAATGTGGTCCGCGCCAGCAAAGCCGAACACCGGCGCCCGGAAATGCTGTGCATGTTGAGCCCCACCGGACAGTTTGAGCTTAAGCCGCGCTGCATTTCCGGGCTGGCGATTGGGGGCGCACTGGTGGGTTTGCTCTCCGGGGTGTTCGGTGTGGGCGGCGGCTTTCTGATCATTCCACTACTGCTGTTTTTAAGCCGCATTTCCATGGTGCAGGCGGTTTCGATTTCCCTGCTGATCATCACCCTGATCAGCAGCTCGGGCTTTATCAGCCACTGGCTGTTCAGCGAACAGGCCGGCACCCCCATGGACTGGTCTCTGCTCGGCTGGCTGGCACTCGGCGGCGTGGGCGGCATGGTGGTGGGTCAACAGATCAGCCATCACATTGCCAACGCCCGCTTGCAGCAGGTGTTCGCCGTTGGCCTGGTGGTTCTGGCGCTGGTGACACTGGCTTCCACCCTGATCCGCTGA
- a CDS encoding rhodanese-like domain-containing protein produces MSATRVTPQQLFANTRPEELCILDLRTTAEVENERVPGALHIPVQELSAERLQAELSQRAGDKSTVYLLCQSGRRADMAVDKLAGKVDCSLCIIDGGVNAMRHAPVELERSETPRRAVSIERQVRITAGLLILTGVVLGFTVNPGFFWLSGAVGAGLTFSGITDTCAMAKVLLHMPWNR; encoded by the coding sequence ATGAGTGCAACCCGCGTAACGCCCCAACAACTGTTTGCCAACACCCGACCGGAGGAGCTGTGCATTCTGGACCTGCGCACCACCGCCGAGGTGGAAAACGAGCGGGTTCCCGGTGCCCTGCATATTCCCGTACAGGAGCTCAGCGCTGAGCGCCTGCAGGCCGAGCTGAGCCAGCGCGCTGGAGACAAGAGTACGGTTTACCTGCTGTGCCAGAGCGGTCGCCGGGCGGATATGGCGGTTGACAAGCTGGCGGGCAAGGTCGATTGCTCACTGTGCATTATCGACGGTGGTGTCAACGCCATGCGCCACGCCCCGGTGGAGCTTGAGCGTTCCGAGACGCCGCGCCGCGCGGTCTCGATCGAGCGTCAGGTACGGATTACCGCCGGACTGCTGATTCTCACCGGCGTGGTGCTGGGCTTTACCGTCAATCCGGGCTTTTTCTGGCTCTCGGGCGCGGTCGGTGCGGGCCTGACCTTTTCAGGCATCACCGATACCTGCGCCATGGCCAAAGTCCTGCTGCACATGCCCTGGAACCGGTAA
- the gltX gene encoding glutamate--tRNA ligase has translation MTVRTRIAPSPTGDPHVGTAYIALFNLCFARQHGGQFLLRIEDTDQTRSTPESEQAILDSLRWLGIEWDEGPDVGGEHGPYRQSERMDIYRGYAEQLIEKGHAFYCFATAEELDQMRAEQQARGETPKYDGRGLKLSEAEVKQRLNAGEPYVIRMKVPEEGTCKVQDMLRGEIDIDWSQVDMQVLLKADGMPTYHLANVVDDHLMGITHVIRGEEWINSAPKHLKLYEYFGWEAPVLCHLPLLRNPDKSKLSKRKNPTSILYYQRAGFLPEALLNYLGRMGWSMPDEREKFTLEEMQAHFDINRVSLGGPIFDVEKLSWLNGLWIREDLSTEQLADRLQAWALNRDNLLKVLPHAQSRMETLGDFAPLVSFLASGNLGLTESHFTGNKLELDEQKRVLQFAVWRMETLRTWERDAIFAELKSLADATGIKVKDFLAPLFVAISGTTASFSVMDAMVLLGPDMSRARLRQAVEVLGGVGKKQLKKLEKAYQALGTEAEASAENS, from the coding sequence ATGACCGTTCGCACCCGTATTGCGCCTTCACCGACGGGCGATCCCCACGTCGGTACCGCCTACATTGCCCTGTTCAACCTGTGCTTTGCCCGCCAGCACGGCGGCCAGTTCCTGCTGCGCATTGAAGACACCGACCAGACCCGCAGCACCCCGGAATCCGAACAGGCCATTCTGGACAGCCTTCGCTGGCTGGGCATCGAGTGGGATGAGGGCCCGGACGTGGGCGGCGAACACGGTCCCTACCGCCAGAGCGAGCGCATGGACATCTACCGGGGCTACGCCGAACAGTTGATCGAAAAGGGCCACGCCTTTTACTGCTTCGCCACCGCCGAAGAACTGGACCAGATGCGTGCCGAGCAACAGGCCCGGGGGGAAACCCCTAAATACGACGGTCGCGGCCTGAAGCTGAGCGAGGCGGAAGTCAAGCAGCGCCTGAACGCCGGCGAGCCCTACGTCATCCGCATGAAAGTGCCGGAAGAGGGCACCTGCAAAGTGCAGGACATGCTACGCGGCGAGATCGACATTGACTGGTCCCAGGTGGACATGCAGGTGCTGCTCAAAGCCGACGGCATGCCCACCTACCACCTGGCCAACGTGGTGGACGACCACCTGATGGGCATCACCCACGTGATTCGCGGCGAAGAGTGGATCAACTCCGCTCCCAAGCACCTCAAGCTGTACGAATACTTCGGCTGGGAAGCCCCCGTGCTGTGCCACCTGCCGCTGCTGCGCAACCCGGACAAATCCAAGCTCAGTAAGCGTAAAAACCCCACCAGCATCCTCTACTACCAGCGTGCCGGCTTCCTGCCCGAAGCCCTGCTCAACTACCTGGGCCGCATGGGCTGGTCCATGCCCGATGAGCGTGAGAAATTCACCCTGGAGGAAATGCAGGCCCACTTCGACATCAACCGCGTCTCTCTGGGCGGCCCCATCTTCGACGTGGAAAAGCTTTCCTGGCTCAATGGCCTGTGGATTCGGGAAGACCTCTCCACCGAACAGCTGGCCGATCGCCTGCAGGCCTGGGCGCTCAACCGGGACAACCTCCTCAAAGTACTGCCTCATGCCCAGTCCCGCATGGAAACCCTGGGCGACTTCGCTCCGCTGGTCAGCTTTCTGGCCTCCGGCAACCTGGGCCTGACCGAGAGCCACTTCACTGGCAACAAATTAGAGCTGGACGAACAGAAAAGGGTCCTCCAGTTCGCCGTCTGGCGCATGGAAACCCTGCGCACCTGGGAGCGTGACGCGATCTTCGCCGAGCTCAAATCCCTGGCCGACGCCACCGGGATCAAGGTCAAAGACTTCCTGGCCCCGCTGTTCGTCGCCATCTCCGGCACCACCGCCTCCTTCTCGGTCATGGACGCTATGGTCCTGCTCGGCCCGGACATGAGCCGCGCCAGACTGCGCCAGGCCGTCGAAGTCCTTGGCGGAGTGGGCAAAAAACAGCTCAAAAAGCTGGAAAAGGCCTACCAGGCGCTGGGTACTGAGGCAGAGGCGTCAGCAGAGAATTCGTAA
- a CDS encoding transcriptional regulator, translated as MYTVIETPTFTEDAKELWSEEDRGAFCAWLAANPEAGDVIPASGGCRKVRWRRQGTGKSGGVRVIYFTRLESGELWLLVIYAKSVRGNIPAHLLKSIREVIENG; from the coding sequence ATGTACACCGTTATAGAAACCCCCACCTTTACGGAAGACGCCAAAGAACTGTGGTCTGAGGAAGACCGGGGCGCATTTTGTGCTTGGTTGGCAGCAAACCCAGAGGCTGGGGATGTCATTCCGGCCAGCGGTGGCTGTCGGAAGGTGCGTTGGCGTAGGCAAGGCACTGGGAAAAGTGGCGGTGTACGGGTTATTTACTTCACTCGTCTGGAAAGCGGTGAATTGTGGTTACTGGTGATTTACGCAAAGAGTGTTCGCGGTAATATCCCGGCGCACTTGCTGAAATCCATCCGAGAGGTAATTGAAAATGGCTAA